In Xiphophorus hellerii strain 12219 chromosome 4, Xiphophorus_hellerii-4.1, whole genome shotgun sequence, a single genomic region encodes these proteins:
- the mis12 gene encoding protein MIS12 homolog, producing the protein MAREKESDMKTDEEESDRFSSSALKLYETQFFSFTPQTCMVRIHSCFHESLCDILALVEKVCVRELGKSGTDVPEELLRTRARECTRQLQQFLEKRFKQLSERMEALLMSRCFTIPPNVLLPEDQPHEKYPQDVQEVLKLESSLADLHRAYEAEVCARQALLAELEEQREVQQQLDDILAWIRETQAAWAKEGNGNFQESFRLVMQSVKKLQKAVNEVLVHSRNTELQCK; encoded by the exons ATGGCGCGGGAAAAGGAGTCAGATATGAAAACTGACGAGGAAGAAAGTGACCGCTTCTCTTCTTCGGCACTAAAACTCTACGAAACGCAGTTTTTCAGCTTCACCCCTCAGACCTGCATGGTTCGGATCCACAGCTGCTTCCACGAAAGCCTGTGCGACATTTTAGCCTTGGTGGAGAAGGTGTGTGTCAGGGAGCTGGGGAAGAGCGGGACGGATGTGCCCGAGGAGCTGCTCCGGACCCGGGCCAGAGAGTGCACCCGCCAGCTGCAGCAGTTCCTGGAGAAGCGCTTCAAGCAGCTGTCGGAGCGGATGGAGGCGCTGCTAATGAGCCGATGTTTCACCATACCACCGAATGTCCTGCTGCCCGAGGACCAGCCCCATGAGAAATACCCCCAGGATGTACAG GAAGTGCTGAAGCTGGAGTCGTCGCTGGCAGACCTCCACAGAGCCTACGAGGCAGAGGTCTGTGCCAGACAAGCTCTGCTGGCCGAGCTGGAGGAGCAGAGGGAggttcagcagcagctggacgaCATCCTGGCCTGGATCAGAGAGACACAGGCAGCCTGGGCGAAGGAAGGGAACGGAAACTTCCAGGAAAGCTTCCGCCTCGTCATGCAGTCCGTCAAGAAACTGCAGAAGGCCGTCAATGAGGTTCTGGTccacagcagaaacactgagctGCAATGTAAATAA